CCCTAGCAGCATGacctttaatttatttatatatagttaCATAAATATGCAAGACTGTACTGTCTCCTGTAGTTCTTTCTTATCTTTTGGTTCTTttctttacttaaagtgctcatataatgctcattttcaggtttatagttgtatttagaggttatatcagaataggtttacatggtttaattttcaaaaaacaccatatttttgttgtactgcacattgagctctctgttttagctacagagtgaggcatctcacttctgttccatctttgttgggagtcgcatgTGCGCAGTAcctaagtaaggactactagccagtcagaagcagagtatgaggcgtgccatgctagcagctaggcgagcattataacgtgttacaaaatgacacacgttcgtcacggaagtaaaggctggactacaatagagctgtttgtagcagtttgtgaacagtgttttctgttggagatggtaagtgcctttggggtggactttgggctttttcactttgtaaacctataacgtgcacataaaagatgtataacacagcaaagaaaagggaaaaagccaaaaagcataatatgagcactttaaagctattttttttttactgatgttATCTTTTACCTCGCTTTATCCCGTAGATTTGTTGGAAATATGTAATACATGGTTTTGTAACATATACTGTgcatatttatgtatatgttaaatgcatattcacttttttatataCAAAATGATATCTGTACATAataattaaatgtttgtttaccttgttcagctttgttgaacttagatagatggatagatagaagGACTTTAATAATCCCAAACAGGGAAATTACGTAAATTACTTGTTTTTAGTTGtatctgtatttctgtgtgtgtactttgagagcaacaaaaagccggagtcaaattccctgTATGTGTTCATTAAAGCTGATTCATTCTGATTCTATATGCAGACATTGTAGATGTGAGTTTATACAGAGGCTTTCTGTATGAAtgcatatgtgcatgtaaaAAGGGTTACTTTTGCAATACTGTTTGTTCACGtttgtttaaatttttttttaatttacattacATCTCTTTTAGTTAGCATTATGTTTCTCCTCTTCCAACTTGAGTTGAAACAGTTCGCAGGTTTAAAGTTCAGTATGAAAGTTCTAAAATGTTAAGGAAACTGCTAGGCTGCTAGGTCAGTTGTTCACACCGAAAAAGATCATGTTTTTCTGACAAGGACCTCTAGTGGCAGTGTGATGTTGTTGTGGAAGTTTATaacaatgtattttgttgttcAGTTTGGAAGACTTGTGTTTCCTGCTAACTTTAATCATCAATGCAAATTCCTTGCCTTTGAATATTATTTGTCGAAACATTCAGTtgtgctgctgattggctggctcCCTTACCGTCATAATCAATTTTCCCATCATTGTTTTTATCTCCATCCTTCATCAGCTCCTCAATGTCATCTTCTGTGATGGCCTCTCCAGTGGACTCCAACATGGTCTTCAGCTCTTCTAAGTCTATGTAGCCATCTCCATTCCTCAACACAAGATAAAGGAATCAGTCTTATACTCATCTGGAATATGTTGAAACCTTTAGCACTAAGGTGTTCTGAGTGTACTGTGTTTTCTAACACAGTGTGAGTGAAGTTGTGGGTATTTATTAATGACACCAAGAGAGTTTTGTTTGACTTTAGTGATATTTCAAACATCTGTCAATATACTAGCACTGATTCCTCTTACATTAACTTGAATGTAGAAGTTGCTTTATGCAGTGTGTGAAAATACAAAGAGGAACCTACTTGTCAAACATGCGGAACAGTTCAGCCAACTCCTCCTCTGATTTTCCTTTGCTCTCCTCCTTCATGCAGCGGACCATCATAACCAAGAACTCATCAAAATCAACTGTGCCACTCCCTGTTAACATGACAAACAATATTATAAAGACTCCTTATGTCTATGTTATATTTGCAGTTATTAGACCTCAACATACAGTgttcatttaatatttaaatgattttatttCACTCTAAAAAATATGTGCTGCTGATGTCTACAGTTATTTGACAGGTGTAATGATGCTGACATACCATCCTCATCCACCTCATCAATCATCTCCTGTAACTCTTCAGGGGTGGGATTCTGTCCCAGCATCCTCATCACCTTTCCCAACTCTTTGGTGCTGATGCAGCCGTCCTCTGCATCCTGGATGAAGATGTCAAACGCAGCCTTGAACTCTAGAAGGGACACAGTAACTGTTACTGTCTGACAAGGACAAAAGGGCTGTAAGTTACTCATAACTACAAACAGAGACATCCATGTCCACAACGTAACACCAAAAGAATTGCCGACATAAAAACCATGTAGAAATGTTATCCAACATAACCAGGCCAGCCAAGTATTTTGTGCCTCTAGATATCAGTAATTAATCGGAAATGCTTTACTATGCAAAGGTTATACAGGATGTTTAGTGGAAATAATCGAATTTGGCTATTATTCCTGGGAAAGCAGGCATTTTATTAAAAGAACAGCTCCACTACAACCCAAGTAAATAgtcattattcatttattagtctggatcaagtacatttccaggataaagcctgacatctggcgCGGTGCCAGGTTTTGCCCCTCcgtttcccctctctctgtgttgccgttctcaaactctgtctGCTACAAGAAGTAGCAACCTTCCAGCTAGCAATCTAcacgtttttattttgttttgttttttcaatgaaaatttggatggtgcaacaaggcaggcctgcttggttcctTCGGTGaattattgtaaagatttacaaaaaatatgtttagggcatttcctctctaactgggacgttttgcgaccgattggtgggattgctgtggaccaagtacacacagagatacactggtaagagcaaatgaggtttaaccatgtatctaGCTAATTTAAagagctcacgttactgtattgtgtcaacagtttaTCATttaatgtattgttattgtaatGTGACACTTTCTTTTGCGTGCTGCAAAAGTTCCACGAGACAAGTTatttcccgagactatttagcagagccgcCGTCTGGAGCTGCCTAGAGCGTTTTTtgctcctatcccagaatgtatgtatAGTGTaatgtagccagaccttactccacagcgctgtggagacagagctggcaatgcaagactatttatttattaatagaaACCTTATTCTGAATGTACGCTGAATTATTTGCTTACCTGTagacatatttatatattatatatttttaatagtCAGCCAACCTGCAGTGGCAGATTACGTTAACAACTTAGTGGAATCTATTAAGTAGACAAGGTATATCAATCAAGAAAACAGCTtggaaattattatatattattatactaaATAATTTGGGACAACCCTATACTATTCAATTAGATCCAGAAGAAAAGCCTTAAAAGCCAAGAAACATAACTGAGGAaccaaataaagaaacaaatggACAATTTTCACTGTTTGTTTCAACCACACTTGGAGAACCGTTAAGTCAAAAAGACTTGAAATGTTCTGTTTGAGACGCAACCAGATGTTTTAACAGCAGTGACAGTTCCTCTCTTGGGCACTTCATGGATGTACGGCAGCCAGTGATAAATCTCTCAACAATCTCCTGTTTGAAAAGGAGCTTTCATTATTTATCCATACAGTAGATGTGCTTGTACAATCATGTATGTGTAATGACAGTGTGTGGGCATAttccattttaatgtttttatcttttcattGTTTGAACAAATTGTGAAAGTCAATAAAACTTAAAGTCCTATTTGTACAGGACTAGTATTACCAGGGGACTTTGCAGGATTTAGAATGTGTCTGTTTTGCTCTGTAATTAACCCTTTCCCACTTGTTGCACTTTTTGGTCTCTCCCCAAAAACTGCAAATTTGTCAAACCTATAGCTAGGCGATTGATTCTCCTTAATTGGAAATCAAGCCAACCACCTACTCATATAAACTGGGTATGTGACTTAATGAGCTGCGTCCATCTTGGAAATATAAGATATCTGAGAGATGGGAAGCAGGAAGAATAATTTAAGACGATTTGGAGCCTATTTATTTCCTACTTCTCTTCTATGCTACTGGGATTACTCCCATCCTGCCATCACTGTCTTAATTTGTTCCCAGTTTATCCCGGTTATGTTATTTTAAAGATACAATATGTACCTTTTcttcattaaaatgtctaaaaacgacaatgcctatgttatatatttgtatgagttgtgttcttacactatcccaaatgtttccaccaaatgtcaattttattttcagacacgtcacgtttcatttagtcgcctgtcagtggcgtcatataaccttacACCAACCAGATGATATGTTCAGGAGTAATTGTAaattacaatgtcacagaaaaaatacTCGTAACCATAATACTGCTTTTTTTGCCACGCAGCATCATTTTGTGCTTGATTACATGCTTACagatcttatttattgatacatatcaatatcgatccagcttaacgttactacgatgtatgtgctggttgacaagtagctaacattaatgctCATGCTTGGTGGAtgacattatagggttacaacattgttcaacatgctcataaagttatttttagtatgattgttttgaccgtggttaacagcactgggctaacccacgaatgAGTTCACTATTAGCCTGCCTCtactcttagttatgctattataactctagactgctggggaagttccttccttccaaggacacaatgagctgctctctcttctctctttcacttgtttccttttgtgtccatcatagtcccagaaatgcttgttactaacctagctctggggagtttactccccggagtccttatgtttcttcttcacccagaatatcgccttggaatagggtggcaccaagacctgggtcttgggtgcagctgtcgctgtggacctactacaccaagctacgctctgcgattccctgcagctgcatcctgctgcgtcctgccgcgtccacccatgctctgctgtgccacactacaccccataacgccctgctgtgccctactatgacatgaactactacgactaccattgtggtcactgttccactatctttattatgactattattgccactgttcatcacacccccaaccggtgcCGCAATCCCCCCGGCCTGGTGCTtacgacgctaacggcagtttaatgaagcgtcgggaaacagacCATATCAGACCCAGCACCCGAGTCACAACAGCGGCCATccaaacgttagctaactagctacgTCTTAGTTAGCGCTACCAGTGTCCGtgccgaaaatctcctccctgccaaatttctccccccttcgcgtttagctgtctttatgGTTAGCTAAATCAACCCGACCTAAGGTGGGTCAAGCACCAAAATGAAAcgttaagattacagaaaaaTGAAGGGGAGATCATTCcgggcagctgggagatgttctgctgctgcacaacaggCATCGAACGTCCTCGCCGTCGCAGAGATCCCCCCggcaatccccacccacaccagtctctcagcctcgttgagtagcACAACAAATCCCGTCCACCCCGGTGTTGAAACCATCGAAAAGGTGACATAGATATgtgaaatattttgtgttttagctgctggctaatgttagcatgctggctcactagctaactggtagGCTAACAATAAAAATtgaattatgttggggaaactgcagctattttattagaataacatgaataaacgttactaaacgtaacgtgaataaacttgaatgggtaaactcgtccgtgaaTAGATGCATTCTAACCAGCGAAGGTGTTTAACacaaaaaactacaactccaataattccacgcaacttcccaacgtcatcaaaagtctgtgtttaccatccattgttttggttgagagacccctagtggcagaaagttaaatattgtacgtttaattattttaattcatGGTGGCATACGGTGGAatttttatttacacattaaagACATGGCAGATTCATACGGGAATAAGATCACAGACAACCGTcgcaattattacaaattactaCAGGTCCCTAGGTAATACTAGTCCTGTGTGACTTGGGTTAAAGACATAGTTTATTACATAGTAttgttagtagtagtagttgtacTTGTAAATATAGTGTTATGAGTATTATCAGTTTAGGTATGGTGAATATagatagtagtagtaataagtAATAGCAGTAGTAGTTTTCTCACCATTTTTTTGTTCCTCTGTCAAGTTCTCAACCTTAAGGGAAACAAAGTGAAGATGATCATTATATaccactgtttatttttttttaatgtatttttttatttgacagggacagtgcatattaatacacatttctgtagtttttttgtagtttttttttaatctgcagTCCCTGGCCAGATGTTACAATAGGCTCCCTAAAAAGCAATGATAAGCATCCTAACATTAGCAcaacattaaaaatacaaatatacattacGTTTCCCTGTTTCAATGCGCTCAGTGCAGGCGGACTGTAATGTCACACTGCTTTCCTCACTTACTATTCTTGTTGTGTGGCAGAGTACAAAGGGGGGGATTTCTGACACCAGTGCTGTTGTCTGGCTGGCTCATTTGTTTTAATAGCCATCAGCTGTCCCTTCTCTTCTTCCCTCAGCGCTTCTTTTTTCTATTGTCAGGCACAGACATGAACTAACCACAGCAGCCTGTCACTCTGTGCTCTGTCTGTCTTACACCTTTCAGTATCGTACAAGTTAAAGGAACACACAGagactctcttttttttttctttttacaaaaagtaaacatcaaGAACGTTGTAATCACAGAAGATAAACCATAAACTCAGTTAGTGATCATCGCAAACAACCACAAGCACGACTGCAGTCAGATCCCTGGAGGGACCTCAAAAATACTGGTGTCTATTCATTTACATCTGTCATTGTATGAATATTTTTATGTTCTATTAATTATGCTTCAATTTATTTTCTGGAATGCTGTTTTAAAGTTGTGTCCATACTGATGGAATAAAACActatattcatatattttcttCTAAATGTATTCCAATCTAAATATAACTATTCGAAGAATGATTAGAAATTTCATAGTTTGTAAAAGCACACTacaaatgcccccccccccccacaaataaaaaattaaaaattaaatatcaAGGACATGACCTCAGTGTCCTCAGCAGAAGCTACGGCCCTGCCCACAAGTAGAAATTCAAATCAATTCAGAATCTATTAATTTACCCTTAAAAATCCCTATTATTTTATAGATGTTCCAAGACCTTTATCTGTCCAATACAATGACTATatgatatatactgtaaaatgtgtTACATTTACACCACCAGGTGTCAAAAATCAAATCCTGACAACATAATCTAAACCAATAATACAGCAGCAGCGAGGTGAATCGAAACTTCTCTGGCAATCTCAACAAAAGTTTGATGTTTGATCTTCACAGAAGTAGCAGCTACTACTATTTCACATAGTGTGTAAGTGTTTTTGTTCCACAAATGTTAAACTTGACTTTGGAATTACAGAGCAGCTGTTCGTGTTAACAGCTGTCATACTGGCTTCTGAACTTTTTCAAACGCATGAAAGCCAGCAGACTTCCCCTATCGTGTCATGCAACAGTGTGttcctgtttattttttgtttgatttgattCTTACACGCTATACAAGTCATTACATCAGAGtgaaataaaagagaaataaaactaGCCTATCATGCATGTCTTTATTGTACTCACTGCTGCTTTATATACGTCATCCATGGCTGCTGGTCCTTCCCTGCCTCCGACACACCGCTGCACTCACTGCTTCACTCAGACACAGCACAAGTACTGCCAGCAATGACTGCCTCAGTCTTTATTGTTGAAGGAGTGTGGCACTAAAAAACCCATCCCGCAAAATCCAAGGGTGATGAAGGGAGGAGTGACTGAGAGAGATTTCTATAAATAGGAAACAACAGAAGCCACCTGACAATGGGGAAacactgacagcagcagctAAGTGGGGATGGTCTCGTTGGGTTCACTCACTCATTTTAATGTTCAGACTATTGCCCTACAAAGCCTAAACATGGTACGTATCGTTTTATCCTGGAGGACAATGTTGCACTACGTTTTTCACATGAGAAGTGTGTATGTAAAGAATGGAAAAGTGGGCttgagagagaagttcaaaTCCTAGCTCCTTTCTCACCTCCAcacagctgaccaatcacatcATGAAGTGGGTGTAAAGCATGCTGGCAGGTTTACTGCACTCTCTGACACAGAGCCAGCCAACTAAAGCAAGGAAGCATGTTTATTTAAAGGTAGCTGGTATGGTGGCCACAGCTATCCTTAGATACAGCTGCATTTGACTCCTTTTTCCCCCCATGTCTCCTGCGATGACATGCTAATTCAGTTTGTTATACCACATAAATAATGAGGCAGAAAAATACAGTATTAATGACGAAAAAACTAAGGaggttttcacacctgtagttggTTTGCTTTGGTTTGAATCAGTTGACTTGGAGCTTGGAGCGTTTTCCCCTTGGTTTGGCTTTTGTTTCCTCACAGAGAAAAATCCAAGTGAACCCAAATGCATCattactaaccctaacccacgcAAGAACTCcgcttattggtcagatgtgtctggggcgggagcaagaaagtgaatacaggaagaaggtcctgtgttctaaACTAGTtcatatttcttgcatctccatggtcaaaccagttcatttcatttaaataattttccagACAGTATTTCGTTATTTTGCCTGCTCTGCTCACCCAGACTTTgctcttttgctctctcttcCCTATTTCTGTGAGAGACACATTGCAAGACAGTTTACAGCTACAGttgcaaagcacacctgactacaggagctGTTTAATTCAAACTTGCGGAATACATCTGGTAGTTGGGTCTGAACAAGGTTGGATCACATTCACCACAAACAAACCATACCAAAGCATACCAGAGTTCATTTGTAACTGGACCGGTTGTTTTGGTCAGCACCCCAGTGTGATTGCTGTGTCCACATCTGCCCAAACGAACGAAGCTTTAGGGTTCGattcaacaaaactaaacaaggcaggtgtgaaaacaccctaAGTAACCAGCTGAACTGGCAGGTTACTGTCTTAGCTTAGAAGAGGCAGTACAGCTGACATCAGAGCTGTCTGAAGGGGCTATCATGTGATTTGTTTGCGGTTTGGTCACCTTTAAATCACACTTTTCAGTAGTTGAAATTGACATAAGGTGAAAGGACGCGTTTTATTTGCAGATACTGAACTGATTTGCAGACATCTTTAAGGTTGTCCAAAGTCATAGTGCAGTATCTACATGTTTTAGGTCTTATGTTAACATCTATGacaacaatttgtttgtggtGAAATACTTAAAAAAGGTCAATGCTATATACGTTtcctaacaaaaacaaagaaacgtTATTATTAAGGATCCGTTACATGTTGTTATTAAAGAATAGTCACTCAGATACAGTCCGTACTGGGCAGGATATTTTACAGTGCTGCACTGTAATGGCAACGATCACCTCAAACCTATTTTCTCACACTGCAAAGTAAAGGATCTTTTGGAAAGCTCTGCCAAAAATTGGAAAGGCATCACAGAGAATGCTTGTCAGGTCACTCATATCTATGTCACCATAAACACATGAGCTCTCCATATTTGAACATTTGGAAGGGCAAACACTCTATTCAGATTGAAGGACAATGAATGTTTAGTTTTCATGATTACATATATTCTTCCTTAATTACTCTACCCTCAGTATGTAGCGGAGTCAGATGTCTACATGAAACAATAGAAACACAGATAGGGCTATTTTGAATGTGTGTCcttgactagaaatagtagtccTCTACCAATAGGGAGGGTGAGAGAGGGACTATGGTAATAAATCTATGTTGTAAGGCTTACACTAtgtaagacagacagatagcACCTGCCAATGTGCAGCAGCTGTAAAGTCAGCTCAATGGTCAGAGATCAAGCCTCTGATTTTAGACTTGGTCTCTCTGGATGGACAGTAATAATTTTACTAATCTTTTGTCAAACAGTTTTGATGAAGATGAAAACAAACTGTAGCTTTACAGGTTATCACATTGCTTCAAGTCAAGCATCAATACACAGATTCatataaacactcacacacacacacacacacacacacacacacacacacacacacaccctcaatGTAATTAGACAAATGCCTGAGAGAATAAGTTTCCTTTTGAATGTGGACACAGTTGTGATGGACCTTAGGTAACAGACATAGGGACAGAGGGCTCTGTATTGTACTGATATATTTATCCTTTTAAAGATACTTAGCTAGAGATATTTATGCTTAGCCTGGAGGAGAAACATTATGGAAtccaaatatgtcaaaaaaacacaaacatattaagAAGCATTTGAACCTTGTCGGAGTTACGACTGTAATTGCCCAAGATGGCGCTGCTGTGACGCCCGGAGCAGAAAAGCAACAGGCTGGTGTGATGCTGGCAGACACTGGTAAAATATTTACAGCACTCGAGAAAATTGCAGCTGATCTGAAAGGGTCTGAAGGAAAATTTGCTGTTCCATCGTTTGAATGGAGACAACACTCTCCAGCCTGGTCACCAGAATCGATATAGTTGAGAATCACATGGAAAGTATCGAGGCTGCCAAGAAAGAAAGACGGgataatccagctgctagcgaAAGAAAGGTGGATTTGCTTTGGTAAAAAATTGAAGATTTTGAAAATCGATTCCCGATGCAATTACGCCTATTTTGTGGGCATTCCCGAGGGTAAAGAAGGAGGAGATGCAGTAAAGTTTATGGGGAAGCTGATTCGAGAATTGCAGGAGATTGAAGGAGAATATGAGATTCAACCCGCACACTGAACTGCGGGCCAACAGCCTGGGGCTGGAGACGGATCCAGAACCATTCTGGCAAGATTCTTGAGATCCTGTGGGGTGGATGGGTTGGATATATGTTTCATAATGTGGGATTTAGCAGAAGTAGGGGCGTGATTAACAAGTCCTtgcaattaaaatgaattaaacaaattaaGGATAATTCTGAAATAGGCTGAAATACAAGGGCAAAAACATGGCTAACATATATGCACctaatttaattatatatattaatataatgcACCATTTTTTATAGTTTTGGAAAGAACGCTAACGCTAACATTACTTGTCAACGTAGCACATAATGTTAAGCTGGAGCAatcgatattgaaatgtatcaataaataaggtctctgctgtattactgtgttgtatGGCATGTTatcaatgacaaaatgatgctgtgtggcagaaagcAAGCTGTATTACGCTTACTGAGTATTATTCTTTCTGGGACATTGTATGACTTACAATTACTCTCAAACGTATCatccgtgttttgacggaagttagaggattttatgacgccactgacaggcaaCTAAATGAAACGTTCtgtgtcattaaaataaaataagatttcCCTAggttgaacattgttggaaacattttggatagtgtaagtacacaactcaacaaaatacatAACGTAGGTATAGTCGttgttagacattttaatgcagaaaagttacgTATTGTACCTTAAAAGGCTGTGATCAGGAGACGCATTAACAACATGCTTCGTTTCGTAAGAGGGCTAGTGCTAAAGCACTGTAAGAATTAGAAAGTAAAATCAAAACATGCTAAAACGGAGATTAAGTGAAGAATGTCGCAGGGTGGCCTAAGAAATCTGACTCAATTAAAATaccaatataataatatactcCTCTCGCATCGCGCAAGCTCACGcacagagcacaacatctaTTGCCGGAAGAGACTACTGGTAAAGAAGAATCAAAAAGCGAGTGAACAGCAGAAGCAGCTACTGCAGCGTGAGGCAATAGGACAAGATGCCACACAGTTGTATATATCCTGTCTGCGGTTTAAAAGCAAtagatgttgtgctctgtgCGTGATTTCACGGGATCTCGTGCGATAGCGCAGTAGCAGCCGAGAGGAgtttccatcaggcaagtgttctttaacccttgtgttgtcttcccttcaaccttgaaaaaaacacttttttttctgacattttttacgcctttttttcacaatttgtttttgctttttccaatgttttaaattttaaatttttcttctacacattttcagcgcttatttctacgtcctatattttctgatataaaacaaaaatttaaaactggtcaatgtgacccgaggtCAACACAATAtactggtgtagttacaaactttctaatgccttgTTTGATATAACTGTgtagtgcaacctctgcttgccagcaaccaacttcctttcagcgtccaaattcctccacctccaacctgaagaagcatcttaaagtaagttttttattttttattagccaagggtagtcgtctgctgtagttttactggtcaccttgctattttgtagttgacgtgcgactttacattctcctacgtgctgatttactatcctcagagccgttgaaagactagccccgtttgacatgttagctaacgttagctaaaattagctcgtggtagcttagactgcggttagatttttgtagtatgcagttcgggactacaaatacaacaatctatctgcttgtttaggtacacattcagccagttggaacagaagaacacaccagaataggcctgtttagtatgccgtatgtgatggccgcattcctacttataaaatgcaattcaatgtggaagtaatccaagtattcagaaaacgttactcagattgagtaacgtaacggaatacgttacaaatgacatttttgggcatgtattctgtattctgtaacggaatacgttttgaaagtatccttcccaacac
This genomic interval from Sander vitreus isolate 19-12246 chromosome 7, sanVit1, whole genome shotgun sequence contains the following:
- the LOC144520389 gene encoding troponin C, slow skeletal and cardiac muscles-like encodes the protein MDDVYKAAVENLTEEQKNEFKAAFDIFIQDAEDGCISTKELGKVMRMLGQNPTPEELQEMIDEVDEDGSGTVDFDEFLVMMVRCMKEESKGKSEEELAELFRMFDKNGDGYIDLEELKTMLESTGEAITEDDIEELMKDGDKNNDGKIDYDEFLEFMKGVE